Genomic segment of Arachis hypogaea cultivar Tifrunner chromosome 11, arahy.Tifrunner.gnm2.J5K5, whole genome shotgun sequence:
CTGGGACTCTATGTTTGAGTCGACTAcaaatctcgagtgactttaaatccgaactcctaaaggctcatgaaaacgaTAACGTGCTACCGAAGGTGTTGccagctattgagcaaggaaagtGGTAGAGAGTGTCGGAGGATCAGGATGGGCTATGGAGATTAAAggataggatcattgtgccggatgttggcactttgcgaCAAGATATCTTAAGGGAAGCACACCAAAGCGGATTCTCTATCCACCCagggagtactaagatgtaccatgatttaaaggcgatgttttggtggccaggtatgaagaatgatgtggcagaatacatctcaaagtgcttaacttgtcagaaGGTGAAGATCGAACACCAGAGACCTTCCGGgacgttgcaacctttagaggttctgcaatggaaatgggagagcattgcgatggactttgtgtccggattgccaaggactagggccggTTTTGATGCTGTctaggtgattgtggaccgactgacgaagttaGCTCACTTCCTGCCCATTCGGATGAACTACACTCTTGAGGAGTTAGCACGTttgtacataaaggagattgtgggacttcatggtgtgcctactactataatctctgatagagttCCTCGTTTCACTTTGAGGTTTtagggtgcatttcagaaagctttcggGACCCGCTTAAgtttgagtacagcttaccaccCTCAAAcggatggtcaatccgagaggacgatccaaacactagaggatatgttgagggcttgtgttttggaccaaccggtgaattgggatcggtatatgccattagtggagtttgcatataataatagctaccatgcgagcattggaatggctccgtatgaggccttgtatgggagaaaatgtcaatctctgttatgttggtatgaagctggggagAAAGACTTGTTGGGGCCGAAAATGATAGTTGAGACCACTGAActagtcaagaaaatccgagttAGGATACTTCCTGCTCAGAGTCgtcagaagagttacgccgatcagaggcggaagcccatggagtttgaggaaggagaccatgttttccttaatgttactccaaccacaggagtaggtagggcaattaaagcaaagaagttgaatcctcggtaCATTGGTCCGTTTTAGATCCTGGAAAGGGTTGGActggtggcgtatcggatggctctaccacctcacctttcgaacctgcacgacgtatttcacgtgtcgcagcttcggaagtatacttCTGATGTTAGCCATGTGTTAGAatctgaatcggttcagttaaaagAAGATTTGATGCTTCCAGTGACTCCGGTCAGAATTGACGATACTAGTATCAagcggttgcgtggaaaagaggtttcgttagtcaaagtggcatggagtcaagCCGGTGTTgaggagcacacttgggaactcgagtcggagatgcgaactgaCTATCCGcgcttattctcaggtaattgaatttgaattttgtgggcaaaattcccaattaggtgggtagaatgtaaaacccggttaattaatgactaattagcccataaatgagaatttattctagaaagccaaaaatatgatttttatgacttaatatgatagaggagattgagacaagaatttcgataccaattttatagaaatcggaccaagattgaaccgaacgggccaaatcgggccaaccggacccatattgggcccttggcccaacctaaactaaacctaaaaccctaattttcagcactctctcctcacaacacactcataCACGCTAAAAATGAAAGGGATGGGGGGAAGAACACTTTCTCAGGTTCtaacccttggttgatcttcaaaccaccataacttttgatctagagctccgattaccGCACTATTTATGGCCACACGTTcaccgcgaagagctctacaaaacccattaCTTTATTGTTGAGGTAAGCCACGATTAAATCTCAGTTCTTCATCCCTaaatttcgagtttcatggagaaatgtgttgagattttggggtctttgatgttataggatccaactctcttgaaggagaagattaatcttgtctcttgaaccttgggtgtggtaaaatttttaatcctagtgtaatttgttgttctatgatgtttgggtattgagatgttgtgtttgGGTATGATAATTATGGCTTaagtagtgtgtatgtgaatactgaagcttgattgagattttggaaagcttggaaaagggctttggtgtacaaaaatctgttcttggaggtgttgagaccttgagagcttgtgaaagagtgatttggaagtgctccggttgaacggggaaaatcggctaaggtatggtctcagtTTTctatatctaaaatgtaatgtggtgtgaaaacttaggctagatgccctaagataggcattgaattgttgatgttgttggatggttgagatatattatgtggtcatatatgtgattatgaatattgatgccttgatggtgtgaaatatgagaaaaatgcatgttgtgacatatgcttgatgaatgattgaggttgatttGTGGttgaaaccatgttgatggtgagtatgatattggttatgtgtaatgatggttgattggaaatggtattgttggaaattgggatgagaaagggtgtatgacatgttaatgtgtttgtaatttagctaTTTGATTGAGATGGGCTAAAATGGTCGGATGATGGTTGTGGTTTTGATAAaaatgttaatgtatgagttgaggaggcttgaggttgaaTTTGGTATGCTttgttgatttcaaaaagggttgaaattggtatgttttggttgattttgaaaagggttgtaATTGGtgtgttttgaaaatggcactttgtggttttgtatgaaaatatagtttttgggtATACTTTGACAGAGCATAACTTGGACTCCGGATACCCGTTTATGCCAAATTTATTTAGAAACAAAATTGGATCTGGGatgtttatgccgttcgaagaacgggtgaaaaatgatttaaaacggagaagttatgcccgtcggaagattggggtgtgaaactgtgaattctgcagctttttaacttagaaaattttttggCAGAAAGCACTCCCATGCGTAggcgtggccgacgcgcacgcgtcgttttcAAAGTTTCACtacccacgcgtgcacgtggcccacgcgtacgcgtcgatgagcgaATTCGATTTTCCCagccaaattccagagagttgtgcctgactTGTGTGccggttttgtgcctggggcacaaaacgcacccacgcgtacgcgtggctgacgcgtaggcgtcacttggcttttctcccatccacgcatgcgcgtggggggatgcgtacgcgtcgctgtatcTTGAggcattccacgcgtgcgcgtgggcgacgcgcacgcgtgaccctgttttcatctcaaagttgatttttgagttttaaaagccaaatttcatacttctaagccttcgatctcaccccttatgtcttaaatcattatgataagcCTAGCAATGGGAAGAAGCTAGGAACTGTGGtaacttgtgaatgaagaaaGGGGAAAATATATGATCAATGAttatcaaagatgattatatgagatacggaggatggcggtggaagtgctttatgtgccatgagccgaagggctgtatttgttgataaatggctggttctagattgaactgtgagccggatggctgagttattgccagaTTACGGCGGGACcattattgatttatggctgagtatgattgcatatttgcgtattgaatgaaatgtgaatgttgcacttccactatctaagatacgagtttccatgggtagtagcagtggctagccatcaCGTGCTttaggttgagacttgatactatGCTGACCCTATATCGTAAGTGTGgctggacactgtgaaagttctggatgagctcgcccccgtgaatatacaccagtgatggtgttggatatgaattatgaatatgaattattttgagtataactcgagttggggatacacgacagagggacagtccaatggttagctaccaggacttgtcaggtTAGCTATATAACctacagatgatatcatcagctattaggacaggcattcatcatatgcatactatgtggaTTGTTTGGAATtacctaattgactgcatattacctgctaattgtctaaatgtcataCCTGCTTCCTATCTGTATATCTCCttgtctgatataattgtgttaGCCTTATTATATTACTGCTGGCAGTTGGGAGGTCTGCAAAAattagaaagggaagtattagttagactgaagatctttagtcagttgccatttgTGGTTTAGACTGTTTATAAGCTTTCAATTTATCTGGTGAaagttctaggattaccttcggcttttccaggacattacatgttagatatgtgggcactgttaccatgctgagaacctccggttctcacccatgcggattttgtggttttcagatgcaggatgtgaggcttctcgctgaggcatgctggacgcttctggattagcgaagatccttggttctcgggactctattttggtttatatgttttgcttagatacttgttatctccactaaataatacatactgtgatgactcctcttagaggaggttttggagaataggttttctctATTTAcatccctttgggtttcctttggggtttcttattttatttacatgtatatatttCTATGCTCGGactggttatcttcgcaaccggattttgagtttttgatattcctgtttttggcactcctttgtatatatatgatcATGCTTTAGCTTATTCCGTTATCCGTTATGttttcgatcggagtgttgcgcttttccaTTTGACGGTTTTGTTTTATCCccttttttcttcaaaggctcctagttataaacattcTTCAcaatactatatgtactaaattttatttttagaggtcgtaatacctcgccacctctgtcttatgacttaagcataaggctccgtgtggtagggtgttatagcCCGCACTGCCAAAGAGTTGGAATTACCGTAGTTGATGTAGGAAAGCATGACGGTGGCTGAGTACACCCGGATGTTCGAGGACTTGTGTCGATTTTTGAAGGTGTGCCAAGGAAATCTTGAAGAATATGAGGAgtggaagtgtattaagtatgagAGAGGTCTTAGAGAGGAGCTGTTAGCCTTAATGGGTCCAATGGAGATCAGGAACTTTGCTGAATTAGTCAATAAGAGTCAACTAGCGGAGAAATATTCAAAGAAGTTGGCAGTTGCACGAGCAAATCATCGAGAGGCTACACAACAAAGTTTCGATCGGAGACTAGCCCGTCGGCGTAGAGATTTCAAATCTAACGGACAGCAACAACACTGGAACCAACCTGGAGGTGACCTTCCTATTCGTTTCAATGGTAGTAACAATAATCATGACCTAGAATTGATACAGGAAGAACAACCTCAGCAAACTCAAGATGGCTTCATATGCCCGAAGTGTGAAAAAAATCATGGCGGGAGGCCTTGCCGGTTTGCTACAAATATATGTTACTACAACAATAATGAGGGACATCTGGCAAGGGGCTGTCGCAACTCGCAAGAGAATTTCAGATAGGGCCTCTAGACCCCGTCACCAGGGCAGAGTTTTACCGTGATTATTCACCAGCGCCACTAGATCTGGTCACTTCGCTTAAGGTGAGTATTACgccaattaaaaatattaaccaTAATACAAAACATAGATGTCCTTATAATTCCTTGTGCATAACTGAAATTTtaagggcaaaattttctttaagaAGGGTAGAATGTAAGAACCCAGTTTTCGGTAAACAGACTTTTCTggcaattttaaaatttattttgcaaAATCTAGAATTACTTTCCAATAATAAATACTGAGGCTGACccaatggtaaaaaaaataaaaataaaaaaaaagaaagaaaaaagaaaaaaaattaaaaattaaaaagaaaaaggccATTAATAAGGTCAAAATTGACTTTATGAGGGTAATTAATTCTCCCTAAGTCAAGTTTGACTAGTAAATAATAGATTTTAGATTACCATTGGTTTATTTTTTCACTAGAGACTTTTTGAGCCGGGAATTCACTTTTAATGATGATTTTTCGTGCGTCGAGAAAAATTCTAGTAACCGAAAATCTTGGAATCAGtggtcaaaatattttttacccAACTAAATGTGCCTCaaaatttatattagccatccattCATGATTTACTCCTTTAAGAATAAACAGTagccattaattattttaccacCCGGAAAAAATTTACTCTGAACCGAATTTCTAACTAGCATTTCGCAAACGACTCCTAGAAACCCCAAATCTTCTTACTTGCCACCCAAGTAACTTGTCTCTCTTTCTCAGCCTCTAGGCCGAGATTATCTCAGCCTTTCACTCCTCTATGTTGTGTTTTTAACCTCGAGTAACTAACTGCGGTTAACCGTGGATAAGCTCGACATGCAAGCGCTGACCAAGCTTTCTCGTTTTCACGCCCCTTATTCATTGAAGCTCAACCCTTGACCACGACAATTCCAGCCCCTTTTACCATCATAAATTCAGCAAgactttgattttatatttaaggAAGCATTTgccacaaaattcacaaaacactttacacatttttacATTCTTTTGACCAAAttcttgagagagaaagagagaaaattctGCACACACTACCTGAATTTTCAGCCTCTTATCTTACCATTCATACACTATTCTTCAAGTGTTCTTCAAGGACTCAAACCATACAAATACAAACTCTTGCCATTTTCGCTAACTCTTGCATTTATACCAAAATTTCGGCTAGGTAAacccttgttcttcttcttttccttttctattttaaaaatagtaGCCATGATGAATTTTTACTCTCCTTCATATATAGAGAACTCCTCTTGAAGCACGCTTAAGGAGTTAGAGAAATTCGAACTCAAAGTGGTTGAATTTCGACGTTTTTGCGACACTTTTGCCCAAAAACGAAACTGCAGCATCACCATCTGTGCTTCTACTCTTGTGTGCACGTTTTCTAGTGTGTGAAATTTTTAAGAACtgaattcaataagaggtaaggattaggattagttagagtaTGTTTGtgcttgtttttggtgttcatatAAGTCATTTTGTGGTGATTTTGTGCTTGATTCTTAATTCTAAAAATTCAGTGATGCTTCTCTATTTTTGGACTGTTATTTGAGTAATATATGAAGCTATTTGCTTCTAGAAAATGTACGAGACAGTAAAAAATTAATGGAGCACTTGGGGTTTAAGTTTCAAGCCTTAAAAGTCACTAAAAgtggataaaaatgaaaaattacacCCCTGAAAATCCAGCCACTAAATGATCATGAAAGTCACGTGTATAAGGGTTAGAAAGAGGTTAGAAAACTGATTTTTAATCCTATGGAACAAAGGTGTAAAGTAAAAAGGGTATTATGGTCATTTTTGGAAAAAAAgagagttaaaaatataatttaaatgaaaaataaataaaattctgaaATTAGTATCATTAGGAATAAGatagtaattatataaattatttgagtcaaaattataattataataaagtttCGGGTCTAAATAAAAGCTTTAGTAAAAGTTAGAAGTAAAACGGTAAAAAGTGGTAActagaataagtaaataaattaataaaaggtGAAATGATCTTTTAGGTCCCTAAGGGTAGAATTGACATTAATTAAAAGTATTATGGATAATTTAgttatagaaaaaatattaggATTAATCCGGTAACATTTTGACGGTAAATCAGGTTAAACGGTAAAATTAGAGTACTTAGGAGCATATTAGTAATTTTAGGcataaagtcaaattaaaaatgattaattaacTTAATGGAAGGTTAGAAGGTCTTTAGTAAAAGTATGAGGTTAGAATGATAAAGTAATAACACTAGTGGTGAAAGCGTCGCTAAAAGTCTAAAGAAAGCTAGAAAAACGAAGTTATATACAGAAAGGGTAAAATTAGAAATGTACAAAAAATTCCAAGGACAAAATGGTAAAATATGTGACAAGGCTGAGATATTTTAAGAAAGGAACGGGCacaagttttatttaaaaagaaggACAGAGAAGTCCCTTAGAGATAAAGTTTATTGCGATGTGTCGTGAAAAAAGAAATGTAAACTCCAAGGTGCTAGAGGTTGTTTGGAGGCGGGTATTTACCCACTGATTGCTAAAACTATGTTTTCCctttgtgcgtatattatggcgTCAAGTTTTGCGACGATTGCCTGTTGTCACGGACTGGTGGTATGCTTAACCACATTGAGACGTATACACGGACGGACGCAATTGGGaaaccatatctaggactagttcctaggtaacgtcgggttgcgggtagtCAACCGACGCataagctcatggcctgcataggactagtcatgcatcatacttggttgctgcATTATCTATGTTTGTGGTTGCTTACTTGTACCTGTGATGCTTACTTGTACCTGTGATTGTATTTTGTCTCTGCTTCCTGTACTTTGTGTTTGTTTACTATTCTGCTATATACTTGTGCTTGTACTTGTTTGTGTGACTTACCGACCTAACTGCGCGAAGTCTTAGACTTAGGCTGCGGAACCCCTCATAGGATTCCTGTGTAGTACCCTGCTGGGAACCTTAGGTTCTCACCCTTACTTCCCCATTCTGCAGATGCAAACTGGCAAGATTTTCTTTGAGTTTCTAGCCTTGGGACTAGCGAGCAGCAGTAGCATTACCGGAGGGTCAGAGCAACTTCTCTTACTTGGGCTACGTGCTTTTGTAAATACCTATAAGAACAAGTTAGAATAGGTTCTAGCATAGTTATCAGAATCGGACCGGACTGGCTGGTTCGACCGAAAAACCGATGAACCGGTAGTCTGGCCGGTTCGGTTGGTAGATTTGACCGAATAAGCATTCGAACCGGTCAATGGTGGTCAAACCCGTTGAAAACGGCCGGTTCGCGGGTCAGATCTAACTAAACCCGCCGCGGGTCCACGGTACACCTGCGGAACACCGAAGCATCGTAGGAGTGCCCACTTGTGTGCTTTTGTAAATACCTATAAGAACAAGTTAGAATAGGTTCTAGCATAGTTATCAGAATCGGATCGGACTGGCTGGTTCGACCGAAAAACCGATGAACCGGTAGTCTGGCCGGTTCGGTTGGTAGATTGGACCGAATAAGCATTCGAACCGGTCAACGGTGGTCAAACCCGTTGAAAATCGGCCGGTTCGCGGGTCAGATCTAACTAAACCCGCCGCGAGTCCACGTTACACCTGCGGAACACCGAAGCATCGTAGGAGTGCCCACTTGTGCCCAAAATTGTTGACGGAAGGTTTCGAACAGGGAGCTACGCCAAAACCCAACCTTTCCCTTTCCACTGTGGCAAACTTAATTCTTACCTACATATAtgacaaaaattatatatataacaaaacctaatgattttttatttttttttattttttaacgtatgGATTTACATGGATACCAAACAATAAACAACACATAGTATACAAATatattgatatattgatattgattgtgttatcttttattttttatttattaaaattgaaaaaatattttgtattaataactaatttattatcttttttgcattataaattatatctaagaattgatatttaattgttattaatatatttttgaaaatatgcatttaatttttaattctaattttatttttataattttatatttttatctaattATGACCGGGTCAATCGGGTAAatcagtgacccaccggttgaaccagtaaccCAGTGACCCAGTCATATGACCAGGTCAATTACCGGTTCGATTCTGATAACTATGGGTTCTAGACTAGGGTGACTCTTGTCAATCGAGGCCTGTTAGTATAAATATGGAGTCTGTAAATATTTTCATGAATAAGCAACGACGTAACCCAGTGTGAATTATTATGTACTAAATGAGCTTTCGGGCATATGTGTATGATATTACTATGTTTTCTGTATTTTCTATGCTTCATgtatatattatctatttaacTTTATCTATTTCGTTATATCTATATATCTGACACGCGATCTCGACTAGTACaggctcatatgtatatatttaatataaggtCTAAAGTCTCTAGGAAAAGCCATGTAGTAGCGCCTAGCGGCTAGCATTGGTCATGACATACTGAAAGTTAGTTCGTTACACTAGGTTTTATTTGAAATTGTTAGGAGTTAAATTGATGCCTTAAAAAATTTGGTCACGTCATCTAACCGCTATCAATGTCAATTAAAATTGTCAGGTCAGCTTTCTGGTGATGAAAACGACGGAAGAACCAAATTGAAGCACGAGTTAAAATTTTAAGTTACAATTAGAGTCAATTGAAACTTTGAAGACTAAATTGAATCGGAATCAAATTTCAGAATTATTTTGAGTATTAAATCGATTATAATGGTTAATTATAAAAGTCAATTATTAATGCATGACTTCTCTATTCCGCCGTAATGCCGATTACAAATGGAGTGTGCGGTGTAATTTTGCGTGGATGTTTCTAATTTTGCgtgtaaaataaaaatacaatagaaTAACGCAACCCGTAGAGGCATAGACGGGAGACCGCAGTTATTGGGGATCAATTTGGGAACATAGAATAGAGTCGAATAGAAAAGTAGTCCTCCATTGACGAAGGCAGCACGAGAAGAATTAAgaaagagacagagagagagatgCCGCAGCCGAGCAAGGAGCCCTGCAAGAAAGAGGCCTGCGACATTCAAGCTTGCCTATCCAAGAATAACTTTCTCCCTCAAAGGTATGCTTCCAGTAACGTTGCTTGAACATGGAAATGGTTTAGGGTTCTTGTCAAACCTTTTTGAGAGACAAATGCATATGAAATAAATCTGAGAACCAAAACGAGCTACATATTTATAAACTTTAAAAGTACTCACTAAACCGTTTTCAACACAGGGCATGAGTGTCAAGTAGCAATCATCCAGTAATATTTTAGTTAGCACTGAGTTGTTGGAAGTTTGTCATATCTGCTTTCATAATGTGTAGGTGCATGAAACCCATTGAACTGCTGAACTCCTGTTGTGAGAAATGCGATTTTAAGTCAACTCACTGTGCTTCCCTTTCTGGACTCTTGAAGCAAAAGCCAAAATGAGAGTTGGGTTGGGTTATATTCTTAGAAATCAATGCTGGCAGCTACAACCCTTCAACCAAAAAATAGGAAACTCACGCACACGAAACTTCATGAGGTTACTCATTTAGGGGAAGAAGCTTATGAAATAAAAAGGCACCATGCCATTAGTATTGATTAGTGGTAAAAAGAAATTTAGATATTTTGGGGGTGATATTCCATTATCATCTTTATACTAAACAAAATATTATGATGCAATAATATTTTCTATGTATGTTTTATATTgctatatcaataaaaaattgatacatTATTCAGattggtatttattttaattgtatttcCTTGAATTGTTATCTGATACCTTGATTGAGGCACATGCTAGTTATTTTCTTATTGTCTTTAATGCTATTATCTCCAACAAGGCAACAATATTGAAAGAATGCAGATGTTTAGGCATTTGGTCTTTGGTAAAAGGAGCTGAGATTTTATTCCCTGTAGTTAAAATTTCTAATAGATACACACaataattaaacaataaaatatcTCAATTGAGAAGGAAGACACAAAAACTCTCATGTTGTGCGGTTTTCATATACCAATTGCATCAAGCAACTGGGAATGTTGAGACACTGAAACTAACGAATTTGCTGCAATTGCACCACTGGCAGCAACGGCAGGGATCCCAATTCCAGGAAAGGTGGAGTCTCCACAACAGAAGAGCTGTGGGATGGGAGTTGAAGAGCCAG
This window contains:
- the LOC112722735 gene encoding uncharacterized protein gives rise to the protein MPQPSKEPCKKEACDIQACLSKNNFLPQRCMKPIELLNSCCEKCDFKSTHCASLSGLLKQKPK